From a single Nicotiana tabacum cultivar K326 chromosome 8, ASM71507v2, whole genome shotgun sequence genomic region:
- the LOC107773549 gene encoding putative glycerol-3-phosphate transporter 5 encodes MMELKPLNLVPPNRPPPGLNFFPNLNPPQKTLTFHKFLVLFLTFIAYAAFHASRKPPSIVKSVLGPEIKAQNGTNGWAPFEGPSGPHRLGELDLAFLLAYSIGMYFAGHIGDNIDLRLFLTVGMLGSGILVIAFGLGYFLDVHWLLFFVIVQILCGLFQSIGWPCVVAVIGNWFGKAKRGLIMGVWNSNTSVGNIIGSLVASSVLSFGWGWSFLLPGIFILVGAAFVYMFLVVSPDHIGLELASKEIEMNVEGVALVSSETGETEEEGVVVEPETEGAIGFLQAWRLPGVAPYAFCLFFSKLVAYTFLYWLPFYLRHTVVAGVQLSHKSAGILSTVFDIGGVVGGVLAGVTSDIIEARGVTSIIFLLLSMPALLFYRIYGSVSMFTNIALMLVSGALVNGPYSLITTAVAADLGTQSDIKGNSRALATVSAIIDATGSVGAALGPLLAGYISTRGWNSVFVMLILSIFIASLLLIPIVKNEIKEKLSEGKWLWISMIKR; translated from the exons aTGATGGAACTCAAACCCCTTAATTTGGTTCCACCTAATAGACCCCCACCAGGTCTCaatttctttccaaacctcaatCCACCACAAAAGACTTTAACTTTCCACAAATTTTTAGTCCTTTTTCTAACTTTTATAGCATATGCAGCTTTTCATGCCTCAAGAAAACCTCCAAGTATAGTAAAATCAGTTCTTGGACCTGAGATCAAAGCCCAAAATGGCACTAATGGGTGGGCCCCATTTGAGGGTCCAAGTGGGCCTCACCGTTTAGGGGAGCTTGATCTTGCATTCTTGTTAGCATACTCAATTGGGATGTATTTTGCTGGACATATTGGTGATAATATTGACTTAAGGCTTTTCTTGACTGTTGGAATGCTTGGTAGTGGCATTTTGGTTATTGCTTTTGGTTTAGGTTATTTTCTTGATGTGCACTGGCTGTTATTTTTTGTAATTGTTCAGATTTTATGTGGGTTGTTTCAGTCTATTGGTTGGCCTTGTGTTGTGGCTGTAATTGGAAATTGGTTTGGGAAGGCTAAGAGGGGGTTGATAATGGGAGTTTGGAATTCAAATACCTCAGTTGGTAATATTATTGGTTCTTTAGTTGCTTCATCTGTATTGAGTTTTGGTTGGGGTTGGTCTTTTTTATTGCCCGGGATATTCATTTTGGTCGGGGCAGCGTTTGTGTATATGTTTCTTGTAGTGAGTCCTGATCATATCGGTTTAGAATTGGCTTCAAAGGAGATTGAGATGAATGTTGAGGGAGTTGCATTGGTTAGTTCAGAGACAGGTGAAACTGAAGAGGAGGGAGTCGTCGTCGAACCCGAAACTGAGGGTGCAATTGGGTTCTTGCAAGCTTGGAGGTTACCAGGAGTTGCACCCTATGCATTCTGCTTATTTTTCTCTAAGCTAGTGGCCTACACTTTTTTGTATTGGCTGCCCTTCTACTTAAGGCACACAG TTGTTGCTGGTGTGCAGCTATCTCACAAAAGTGCTGGGATCCTTTCGACAGTTTTTGATATTGGAGGAGTCGTTGGAGGGGTTTTGGCAGGGGTCACATCGGACATAATTGAAGCTCGTGGGGTTACTTCCATTATATTCTTGTTGTTATCAATGCCAGCCCTTCTTTTTTATCGCATATATGGGAGTGTATCTATGTTTACCAACATCGCTTTGATGCTCGTTTCTGGTGCACTTGTTAATGGTCCTTACTCCCTTATTACCACAGCAGTTGCAGCAGATCTTGGTACTCAGAGCGACATAAAGGGGAACTCTCGTGCATTAGCTACTGTAAGTGCAATTATAGACGCTACTGGTTCAGTTGGGGCAGCTCTTGGGCCACTTTTAGCAGGATATATTTCAACTAGAGGATGGAACAGTGTGTTTGTTATGCTAATTCTTTCAATATTCATTGCAAGCCTATTGTTAATCCCAATTGTGAAAAATGAGATTAAAGAAAAGCTGAGTGAGGGGAAATGGCTTTGGATCAGCATGATTAAAAGGTGA
- the LOC107773797 gene encoding probable protein phosphatase 2C 27, which yields MCVQESEEVSEEMENLDISKSDENIKIGSLQVEDELGNTQKENCEKNTSSSFSVIRNSFPMESISEDTTIADRKQILSNKFLPTLRSGEWSDIGGRLDMEDTHICIADLAKNFGQSILGEEEAVSFYGVFDGHGGKGAALFVRDFLPRIIVEDADFPLKLEKVVSKSFLETDAAFAKSCSADSDLSSGTTALTAMIFGRSLLVANAGDCRAVLSRGGLAIEMSKDHRPCCVSERTRVESLGGFVDDGYLNGQLGVTRALGDWHIKGLKEVEKGGPLSAEPELKLLTLTKEDEFLIIGSDGIWDVFRSQNAVDFARRRLQEHNNAKLCCKEVVDEAKKRGAIDNLTVVMVCFHSEPPPTIVFQRSRIRKCISAEGLQNLRSLLDG from the exons ATGTGTGTCCAAGAGTCAGAGGAAGTGAGTGAGGAAATGGAGAATTTGGATATTTCAAAGAGTGATGAGAATATAAAGATTGGATCTTTACAAGTAGAAGATGAATTGGGAAATACCCAAAAAGAGAATTGTGAAAAAAACACATCTTCTAGCTTTTCTGTGATCAGAAACTCTTTCCCA ATGGAAAGCATTTCTGAGGATACAACTATTGCAGACCGTAAGCAGATACTCTCCAATAAATTCCTCCCTACTCTTAGATCTGGAGAGTGGTCCGATATTGGAGGTCGTCTTGATATGGAAGATACTCATATTTGTATTGCGGACCTGGCTAAGAATTTTGGTCAAAGTATTCTTGGTGAGGAGGAGGCCGTCTCTTTTTATGGA GTCTTTGATGGCCATGGTGGGAAGGGAGCAGCACTCTTTGTTCGTGACTTCTTACCAAGAATCATTGTTGAGGATGCAGATTTCCCTTTGAAACTTGAGAAAGTGGTCAGTAAATCTTTTTTGGAGACAGATGCTGCTTTTGCCAAGTCATGCTCCGCTGATTCTGACTTGTCCTCGGGCACAACTGCACTCACTGCTATGATATTTGGAAG ATCATTACTCGTGGCAAATGCTGGCGATTGTCGAGCAGTACTCTCTCGAGGTGGATTGGCTATAGAAATGTCAAAGGATCACAGACCTTGTTGTGTCAGTGAAAGAACACGTGTCGAGTCCTTGGGTGGATTTGTCGATGATGGTTATTTGAACGGACAGTTAGGCGTGACCCGGGCATTGGGTGACTGGCATATTAAGGGACTAAAGGAAGTCGAAAAGGGTGGACCATTGAGTGCTGAACCAGAACTAAAGCTGCTTACATTAACAAAGGAGGACGAGTTCTTGATCATCGGTAGTGATGGAATATGGGATGTTTTCAGAAGCCAAAACGCAGTGGATTTTGCTCGAAGGAGACTGCAAGAACATAACAACGCTAAATTATGCTGCAAGGAAGTCGTGGACGAGGCCAAAAAACGTGGTGCTATCGACAACTTAACAGTAGTCATGGTATGTTTTCACTCTGAACCACCACCAACTATTGTATTCCAAAGATCAAGAATTAGGAAGTGTATATCTGCAGAAGGACTTCAGAACCTGAGATCTTTACTCGACGGGTAG